One genomic segment of Primulina tabacum isolate GXHZ01 chromosome 9, ASM2559414v2, whole genome shotgun sequence includes these proteins:
- the LOC142504359 gene encoding uncharacterized protein LOC142504359 — translation MDLQFAVSDYVFVKIAPIKGLMRFDKKGKLSPRFIGPFEILGKVGALSYRVAMPPNLVEVHNVFHVFMLGKYISNLSHVLNLELLQFTPNMSYEERSTQILSRQERGCGKR, via the coding sequence ATGGATCTACAGTTTGCAGTCAGCGACTatgtgtttgtgaaaatagcacctattaAGGGTCTTATGAGATTTGAcaagaaaggcaagcttagtccaaggttcattggaccattcgagatcTTAGGCAAAGTTGGAGCATTGTCTTATCGAGTGGCAATGCCACCTAATCTTGTTGAAGTTCACAATGTTTTCCATGTATTCATGCTCGGCAAGTACATTTCAAATCTTTCACATGTACTGAATTTAGAGCTGCTGCAGTTCACACCGAacatgtcttatgaggagaggtcTACTCAAATTTTGAGCAGACAGGAGAGAGGTTGCGGAAAAAGGTGA
- the LOC142556538 gene encoding uncharacterized protein LOC142556538 has protein sequence MLAFVVFLLFLQGTLGELVCEQLPVGECSFSVAFSGYRCLLETFESTDGAVAYQCKTSQVMANRMDEYIESDECVRACGVDKSSVGISSDALLETRFTTQLCSQQCYQHCPNIVDLYYNLALAEGVFLPDLCKAQRLNTRRSMFQLLSSGAAAAASAPVSSASAPSSSSVDCAPPPM, from the exons ATGCTCGCTTTCGTCGTCTTCTTACTCTTCCTTCAAGGAACTCTTG GAGAACTAGTTTGCGAACAATTGCCGGTTGGAGAGTGCTCATTCTCAGTCGCCTTCTCAGGCTACCGTTGCTTGCTCGAGACATTCGAGTCAACTGATGGGGCTGTGGCATACCAATGCAAGACATCACAAGTGATGGCGAATAGAATGGATGAATACATAGAGAGTGATGAATGTGTGAGAGCGTGTGGAGTTGACAAATCCTCTGTCGGCATCTCATCAGATGCTCTCCTTGAGACTCGTTTCACCACTCAGCTATGTTCCCAACAGTGTTACCAGCACTGCCCTAATATTGTTGATCTATACTACAATTTGGCTTTAGCAGAAG GAGTATTTTTACCAGATTTATGCAAGGCTCAACGGTTAAATACAAGGCGTTCCATGTTCCAACTTCTGAGCTCCGGCGCAGCGGCAGCCGCATCTGCTCCCGTTTCTTCAGCTTCAGCTCCATCTTCATCTTCTGTTGACTGCGCACCGCCTCCGATGTGA